In the Anoplopoma fimbria isolate UVic2021 breed Golden Eagle Sablefish chromosome 7, Afim_UVic_2022, whole genome shotgun sequence genome, one interval contains:
- the LOC129093349 gene encoding uncharacterized protein LOC129093349 → MDIFRDESEFTGVRMAQRVADLFECRPGFQRIVRLGLIAGVEYDDERDVTDEDENGTCDWSHISSMLSDKSSNRGLSGSHTRSSSSVYQLPRDYYASSCELPYPASVKLPPKESDSERRARLLEEVKKGKEKTEKKRLKKLKRKERKRLEKLENEKQNPIRNEEVKDDAQHSKTDGSKPVNDESKTNTISSDKQCASAKDTDSSDSSDDESSDEDSDTRNDSGDSEELDMTSTFVSKAALIARRKLEQKPKPERREKKKIPVKEESKTVPDKPNEDPEVEEKDSVTLRSPTFEDNVKISTDLAVIGNRFASAGDFNMAVKYFTDAIKYNPTEFKLFGNRSFCFEKMQEYDKALTDAELSLSMWPGWVKGLYRRGRALAGLKRYEEAAQAFREVLKLDSSCAEAAQELMRVQITQLMVYGFTREQSSNALIIHGTVKKALEVLSKLNHRPGAFHSNGGVQPAQVANVTGVSPVLSANTIPAALSHDAINPAFKNKPLGPVHNMSNVQRQPMKSNNAANHQPQELFPVWVGNLVYPVSESVITNVFSKVGDVNSVKVLTYKRCAFVNYTKQEYCDEAIRHLHGFELNGMKIAVRYPDRIPQGLGISRAALKADDLEDENMRQNEYAEGRNTVGSRRPFRPYRQVPDYGGNHKY, encoded by the exons ATGGATATATTTAGAGACGAGAGTG AGTTTACAGGTGTCCGAATGGCC CAAAGGGTTGCAGATTTGTTTGAGTGTCGTCCTGGTTTTCAAAGGATAGTAAGACTTGGCCTTATTG CCGGTGTGGAATACGATGATGAGCGAGATGTTACAGATGAGGATGAGAATGGAACTTGCGATTGGTCCCATATATCTTCAATGCTCTCCGACAAGAGTAGTAATAGAGGATTAAGTGGGAGCCATACAAGGTCATCCAGCTCTGTTTATCAGCTTCCACGGGATTACTACGCCTCATCTTGTGAACTTCCTTATCCAGCATCTGTTAAACTTCCGCCAAAGGAGAGT GACTCTGAAAGAAGAGCCAGATTAttagaagaagtaaaaaaaggaaaagaaaagactgaGAAGAAGCGACTTAAGAAACTG aaaagaaaggagagaaaaaggctCGAGAAATTGGAGAACGAAAAACAGAACCCTATAAGAAATGAAGAG GTGAAAGATGATGCACAGCACTCTAAAACGGACGGGAGCAAACCAGTTAATGATGAATCCAAAACCAATACCATTTCCAGTGATAAACAGTGTGCCTCGGCAAAAGATACAGACAGCAGTGACAGTAGTGATGACGAATCCAGTGATGAAGATAGCGACACCAGGAATGACTCTGGCGACTCTGAG gaactGGACATGACCAGTACTTTTGTAAGTAAAGCTGCTCTTATAGCCAGGCGTAAATTGGAGCAGAAGCCCAAGcctgagaggagggagaaaaaaaagattcccgTCAAAGAAGAATCTAAAACCGTCCCTGACAAACCTAATGAAGACCCGGAGGTTGAAGAGAAG GATTCTGTGACCCTTCGGAGCCCCACTTTTGAAgataatgttaaaataagtactgATCTTGCAG TTATTGGAAATAGGTTTGCAAGTGCTGGAGACTTTAATATGGCTGTAAAGTATTTCACAGATGCAATTAAGTACAATCCTACAGAGTTTAA GTTGTTTGGCAATCGTTCCTTCTGTTTTGAGAAGATGCAAGAATATGACAAGGCGTTGACTGATGCGGAGTTGTCTCTCAGCATGTGGCCGGGCTGGGTTAAAGGCCTGTATAGGAGGGGCAGAGCTTTGGCAGGTCTAAAG aGGTACGAGGAGGCTGCCCAGGCCTTCAGGGAGGTTCTCAAACTGGACAGTTCATGTGCAGAAGCAGCCCAGGAACTGATGCGGGTGCAGATAACTCAACTAATG GTGTATGGTTTCACTCGGGAGCAGAGCTCAAATGCTTTAATTATTCATGGGACCGTAAAAAAGGCGCTAGAGGTGCTGTCCAAACTAAACCACCGACCTG GAGCTTTTCATTCAAATGGCGGTGTCCAACCGGCTCAAGTAGCAAATGTCACCGGAGTCTCGCCAGTCCTTTCAGCCAACACAATCCCTGCTGCTCTGTCCCATGATGCAATAAATCCAGCATTTAAGAACAAACCTTTAGGCCCAGTTCATAATATGTCGAATGTCCAGCGTCAACCCATGAAGAGCAACAATGCAGCCAATCACCAACCACA GGAGCTCTTTCCAGTTTGGGTGGGAAACTTGGTTTACCCAGTATCTGAGTCTGTGATAACCAACGTGTTTAGCAA GGTTGGGGATGTCAATAGTGTGAAGGTTCTTACTTACAAACGATGTGCCTTCGTAAACTATACAAAACAAGAGTATTGTGATGAAGCAATCAGACACTTGCAT GGGTTTGAGCTGAACGGCATGAAGATTGCAGTGAGGTATCCCGATAGGATTCCTCAAGGTTTGGGAATTTCCAGAGCTGCCCTCAAAGCTGATGACCTGGAAGATGAGAATATGAG GCAAAACGAGTACGCTGAAGGGAGGAATACAGTTGGAAGCAGAAGACCTTTTCGCCCTTACAGACAAGTCCCAGACTACGGAGGCAACCACAAGTACTGA
- the mfsd8 gene encoding major facilitator superfamily domain-containing protein 8 — protein sequence MSQFADSDDTTPLLRDDASSDDSQDAQDEHYESRWRSIRVMYFTMFLSSVGFTIVITSLWPYLQKIDDSANATFLGWVVAAYSLGQMLASPIFGLWSNYRPRREPLVCSIIINLSANIYYAYAYLPRTNNKFHLLMSRALVGFGAGNVAVARSYVAGATSLKERTSAMANMSACQALGFILGPALQAGLSFIGEQGVTVEAIDLQLNMYTAPALLATAFGFINILLVVLVLREHTVDDHGRHIRAINYTSEDRDETSEETEETIDQVAVLSSNVLFFIVMFIFAVFETIAAPLSMDMFAWTRKEAVLYNGIIICCIGFESIFVFIVVKVASKRVGDRPLLLAGLAIIFCGFFILLPWGNQYPKIQWADLKNNSLVSLMSKAAAASNNSMEPTGCPYEQTWCQYTPAIYLAQYITSAILIGVGYPACNVMSYTLYSKILGPKPQGVYMGWLTASGSGARTVAPIFVSQVYTLLGPRWAFSLICGLVLVAIILLSSIYHRLIAFSVRHGRTIE from the exons aTGTCTCAATTTGCAGACTCTGACGACACCACTCCACTGCTCAGGGACGATGCAAGCAG TGATGACTCTCAGGATGCTCAGGATGAACATTATGAGAGTCGGTGGAGGTCTATCAGAGTCATGTACTTCACCATGTTCCTCAGCAGTGTAG GTTTCACTATTGTCATCACATCACTCTGGCCCTATTTACAGAAG ATTGATGATAGTGCCAATGCCACCTTCTTGGGATGGGTCGTGGCAGCCTACAGTCTTGGTCAGATGTTAGCCTCACCCATTTTTGGCCTTTGGTCCAACTACCGGCCACGCAGGGAGCCACTGGTGTGTTCCATCATCATCAACCTGTCAGCCAATATCTACTACGCCTACGCATACCTGCCCAGGACCAATAACAAATTCCACCTGCTCATGTCTAGAGCCTTAGTGGGCTTTGGAGCAG GTAATGTTGCTGTGGCGAGGTCTTATGTTGCTGGAGCTACATCACTGAAGGAGAGGACCAGTGCCATGGCAAACATGAGTGCCTGTCAGGCCCTGGGATTCATACTGGGACCAG CTCTGCAGGCTGGCCTATCGTTCATCGGTGAACAGGGTGTCACGGTTGAGGCTATAGACCTGCAGCTCAACATGTACACTGCTCCTGCTTTACTAGCCACAGCTTTTGGCTTCATCAACATCCTGCTGGTTGTTTTGGTGCTGAG AGAGCACACTGTTGATGACCATGGAAGACATATTCGAGCCATCAACTACACATCGGAAG ATAGAGATGAAACTAGTGAAGAGACTGAGGAGACCATTGATCAGGTAGCAGTCCTGTCTTCCAACGTTCTCTTCTTCATCGTCATGTTCATCTTTGCTGTCTTTGAGAC AATTGCAGCCCCTTTGTCCATGGACATGTTCGCTTGGACAAGGAAGGAAGCAGTGTTATACAATGGCATCATCATTTGCTGCATTGGATTTGAATCCATATTTGTGTTTATAGTTGTAAAAGTGGCCTCTAAAAG GGTCGGGGATCGTCCTTTGTTGCTAGCTGGCTTGGCCATCATATTCTGTGGTTTCTTTATACTGCTTCCATGGGGAAATCAATACCCTAAAATCCAGTGGGCAG ACCTCAAAAACAACTCTTTGGTCAGTCTGATGTCTAAAGCCGCTGCAGCCTCCAACAACTCTATGGAGCCAACAGGCTGCCCGTATGAACAGACCTGGTGCCAGTATACTCCTGCCATCTATCTGGCCCAGTACATCACATCTGCCATCCTCATCGGGGTGGGATACCCAGCTTGCAACGTGATGTCATACACACTGTATTCCAAAATCCTGGGACCCAAACCTCAG ggcGTGTACATGGGATGGTTGACAGCCTCAGGGAGTGGGGCGCGGACTGTGGCCCCCATCTTTGTCTCCCAGGTTTATACCCTCCTGGGACCCCGATGGGCCTTCAGTCTTATCTGTGGTTTAGTGTTggtggccatcatcctcctcagcTCTATTTACCACAGACTCATCGCCTTTTCTGTACGCCATGGAAGGACTATAGAATAA
- the LOC129093175 gene encoding butyrophilin subfamily 2 member A1-like, which yields MGAVIHMCLVAALIAPLCSAAPVSGSFEVLSRTPVRVRRGHTTTLPCWLNPPQNADGLEVRWYRSSYDSPVMYYQAKKFQNASQDASYAGRVSFGLKDAASVGLKAGDVSLKLENATIGDAGDYICYVSSEQSYDRSSVSLTVTEIGTHPLLSAVWREDNMVNVSCESEGWYPEPKLRWSDQKQALTPKSLKYSKDSSGLQSVHSWLLLSSSNEVSCSVGISNEEPKKARVRLEKLAQTESGSSAAGWVCFALLLTAVLVSLGLLYFKLRRKKAKSQNDHTGGKNDQSHIIYLHNISGKVCDMCIKWLHLQIKASFSEASKCNVNVTLDETIHPYLIMKNGKLRDKNCVFPDGDKVTCLTAIKGTPGFSSGQHYWEVSLGTTDHNVGLKKSWWVGVTSATVIPEEMDFSPTTSNGFWFLSSSPDITDSFQFSTEPNVLLPVYSRPQILGVFLNYDSGELSFYNVENKSLIGSIRATFKGEIFPFFNPGKGDRAAMEILQREV from the exons ATGG GAGCAGTGATTCATATGTGCCTTGTGGCTGCTCTTATTGCACCCTTGTGTAGTGCTGCCCCCG TTTCAGGTAGCTTTGAGGTTTTAAGCAGGACCCCTGTCAGAGTGCGACGGGGCCACACAACCACATTACCATGCTGGCTCAATCCACCACAAAATGCAGATGGTTTGGAGGTCCGTTGGTATCGTAGTAGCTACGACTCCCCCGTCATGTATTACCAGGCAAAGAAGTTTCAGAATGCATCCCAGGATGCTTCGTATGCGGGACGAGTCTCGTTTGGCTTGAAGGATGCAGCGTCTGTTGGGCTGAAGGCAGGTGATGTGAGCCTGAAGCTAGAAAATGCCACAATTGGAGATGCAGGAGATTACATTTGTTACGTCAGCAGTGAACAAAGCTATGACAGGTCAAGCGTCAGTCTCACTGTCACAG AAATCGGAACCCACCCTCTCCTGTCAGCAGTGTGGAGGGAAGATAACATGGTGAATGTAAGCTGTGAGTCTGAAGGCTGGTATCCAGAGCCTAAACTGCGCTGGTCGGATCAAAAGCAGGCTCTTACCCCAAAAAGTTTGAAGTACAGCAAAGACTCGTCTGGTCTTCAGTCAGTCCACAGTTGGCTTCTTTTGTCCAGCTCCAATGAGGTTTCCTGCTCAGTAGGCATCTCCAATGAAGAGCCAAAAAAGGCAAGAGTACGACTGGAAAAGCTTGCTCAAACTG AGTCTGGATCCTCAGCAGCTGGATGGGTGTGTTTTGCTTTACTCCTCACAGCCGTGTTGGTGTCACTTGGATTGCTGTACTTCAAACTGAGAa GGAAGAAAGCCAAATCACAAAATGACCACACTGGGGGTAAGAACGACCAGAGTCACATCATTTACTTACACAACATTTCAGGGAAAGTTTGTGATATGTGTATTAAATGGTTACACCTGCAAATTA AAGCGAGTTTCTCAGAAGCTAGCAAGTGCAATG TAAATGTCACACTTGATGAGACGATACATCCGTATCTCATAATGAAGAATGGTAAACTGAGAGACAAAAACTGTGTATTTCCCGATGGAGACAAAGTTACCTGCCTCACAGCTATCAAAGGAACACCTGGCTTCTCTTCTGGACAACACTACTGGGAGGTTTCTTTGGGCACAACAGATCATAATGTGGGTCTCAAAAAGTCCTGGTGGGTAGGAGTTACAAGTGCAACTGTCATCCCTGAGGAGATGGATTTTTCGCCGACTACATCTAATGGTTTCTGGTTCCTGTCCTCTAGCCCTGACATAACTGATAGCTTTCAGTTTAGCACAGAACCAAACGTTCTACTGCCTGTCTACTCCAGACCCCAGATTCttggtgtgtttttgaattACGACAGCGGAGAGCTTTCCTTTTATAATGTGGAGAATAAGAGTCTCATTGGCAGTATAAGAGCTACCTTCAAAGGTGaaatttttccatttttcaatcCTGGTAAAGGTGACAGAGCAGCTATGGAGATATTGCAGAGGGAAGTGTAG
- the LOC129093512 gene encoding uncharacterized protein LOC129093512, producing MAENVRSPFDYREPPTLDSDGDGSKPPPPRGRVCGRKRKGTPVKVCDRAYVTEDEEEESMSEHSYSPGDGQYPEGAEDRLPPPGSPYYLPDPTQLCVPELGEEGASGVRGPVLFHPPPNCRIREVHCGTQVRLVVIAIRDIAKGEEITVDYSLTDWGENAMEEEAGPHPLSLSVSDYLTPSWSLSPSSSPLTHSEPSDSDREEDEEEEDDDDDDDDEEEEIEEIRGRMLRRRKKRKLSATVDTKEKSAPTSSRGPGHPCSSFSHPAPVAPPARSQSQPPVSSLTPPTTNINNNININIGSSSGATVSRRQHCPYCGRHYRSLARHLEKHHPNQPDVRTAMELAHLHTHSSSNGSASHPNASSSSTSAPHSHSFAVPQPSASNPAPPPLFSRERESPATRSSTGAVSFSLSLSPPSATQPAAAKKGPSLTPPPSKRPAPPLVSRVKSPSPPPPSAPRRGRRMKREKHEEQQKVEVESSRSQEELVPPPTPEPDVDPDEDLELSGEGEEDALEGKNGEIVSTQRHHMSPLLSSLSCLVIYLRRQQHSSFLSLTRSPHSAEAWRLLCHSSLSLLILYNRHRECEVAKLTVQDYRSRTTPPAGTSNSSTSGMEALLSPFERNVLCNLPRASVLGKRGRIQPLILPPHCESCLDLLLLTSPNVGVDPESPYVFSRPYHSPATPLRGTDLLRNLARSSGAKNPGALTATRVRRQVAIFTQLLLLDEGEGQHGATKLLEEFLEREYHVTQNCSTIIRDPALMGRVGRVVIYGEREGVLFRGMSLQHICLELDVMSGNSADSFSEDSEAEEEKEEVKEKAEVMVKKKGPGRPPRKKRAPIPSPVSPSIANVHKRRCIPPKSGKRGVLKRPWSEAERVAVETNLKRNLIELRVPAKADCERCLELCPLLVSNQRDWRAIKFYVHNRIQLLKKQGRRESAASVC from the exons ATGGCGGAGAACGTACGGTCGCCTTTTGACTACCGGGAGCCACCGACCCTCGACAGCGACGGTGATGGGAGCAAACCGCCTCCACCGAGAGG gcgaGTGTgtgggagaaaaaggaaggggACACCTGTGAAGGTGTGTGACCGAGCGTATGTAacagaagatgaggaggaggagagcatgTCAGAACACAGCTACAGccctg GTGATGGCCAGTACCCAGAGGGTGCAGAAGACCGCCTCCCTCCACCTGGCAGTCCCTACTACTTGCCCGATCCCACTCAGCTCTG TGTGCCAGAGTTGGGGGAGGAGGGAGCGAGTGGCGTTCGGGGACCTGTCCTCTTCCACCCACCACCCAACTGCCGGATTAGAGAAGTCCACTGTGGGACCCAGGTGCGGTTGGTTGTCATAGCAATCCGAGACATCGCCAAAGGGGAGGAGATCACAGTGGACTACAGCCTGACGGACTGGGGAGAGAATGCAATG gaggaagaggctgGCCCCCACCCACTGTCCCTCTCAGTTTCTGATTACCTTACCCCTTCCTGGTCATTATCACCCTCATCCTCCCCACTCACGCACTCTGAGCCCAGCGACTCAGACCGtgaggaggacgaagaggaggaagatgacgatgatgacgacgatgatgaagaagaggaaattGAGGAAATAAGGGGCCGCATGCTTCGCCGACGCAAGAAGCGCAAGCTGTCCGCGACGGTCGATACGAAGGAGAAAAGCGCGCCCACCTCCTCCAGAGGACCTGGGCACCCCTGCTCATCCTTTTCCCACCCGGCACCCGTCGCACCCCCTGCCAGATCCCAGTCCCAGCCCCCAGTCAGCTCCCTGACTCCCCCGACCaccaacatcaacaacaatattaacataaacattGGAAGCTCCAGCGGTGCCACAGTGAGCCGGCGGCAGCACTGCCCATACTGCGGCCGCCACTATCGCTCTCTGGCACGCCACCTGGAGAAGCACCACCCCAACCAGCCAGACGTCAGAACAGCCATGGAGCTGGCACACCTGCACACGCACAGCTCTTCAAATGGCAGCGCCTCACACCCTAACGCCTCATCGTCCTCCACCTCCGCCCCTCACAGCCATTCCTTTGCCGTCCCTCAGCCCTCGGCCTCCAACCctgctccccctcccctcttctccagGGAGAGGGAATCGCCAGCTACACGCTCGAGCACAGGCGccgtctccttctctctgtcgcTTTCGCCGCCTTCCGCTACTCAGCCCGCAGCCGCCAAGAAAGGGCCTAGCTTAACACCGCCCCCCTCAAAACGCCCCGCGCCCCCGCTGGTGTCACGGGTTAAGAGTCCATCGCCACCTCCCCCATCTGCTCCCAGAAGGGGTCggaggatgaagagagaaaagcatGAGGAGCAGCaaaaggtggaggtggagagctCGAGAAGCCAAGAGGAGCTGGTTCCACCTCCTACTCCGGAACCAGACGTAGATCCAGATGAAGATCTGGAGCTgagtggagaaggagaagaagacgcACTAGAGGGGAAGAATGGAGAGATTGTAAG CACACAGAGACATCACATGTCTCCACtgctctcttccctctcctgtTTGGTCATCTACCTCCGCCGCCAGCAGCactcctctttcctttctctcaccCGTTCTCCTCACTCTGCTGAGGCCTGGCGCCTGCTCTGCCATTCCAGCCTGTCCCTGCTCATCCTCTACAACCGCCACAGGGAATGCGAGGTGGCCAAGCTCACTGTCCAGGACTACCGCAGCCGTACAACCCCTCCAGCCGGCACCAGCAACAGCTCCACCTCTGGCATGGAAGCCCTCCTGTCCCCCTTTGAGCGCAACGTCCTCTGTAACCTCCCGCGGGCTAGTGTTTTGGGCAAGCGTGGTCGCATCCAGCCGCTTATTCTACCGCCACACTGTGAGTCCTGCCTGGACCTGCTCCTTCTAACCAGCCCCAATGTGGGCGTGGACCCAGAGAGCCCATACGTCTTCTCTCGGCCCTACCACTCACCTGCCACACCGCTCCGGGGCACGGACCTTCTGAGAAACCTGGCACGATCCAGCGGGGCCAAGAACCCCGGAGCACTGACAGCGACGCGTGTACGGCGGCAGGTAGCAATATTTACTCAACTGCTACTGTTAGATGAGGGTGAGGGCCAGCATGGAGCCACGAAACTGCTGGAGGAATTCCTCGAACGAGAGTACCATGTGACCCAGAACTGCTCCACTATCATACGGGATCCAGCACTGATGGGTCGTGTGGGTCGTGTTGTCATttatggagagagggagggcgtGCTGTTCCGAGGGATGAGCCTGCAGCACATCTGCCTCGAGTTGGATG TAATGTCTGGCAACTCAGCTGACTCCTTCTCAGAAGAttcagaggcagaggaagaaaaggaggaagttAAGGAGAAAGCTGAGGTGATGGTGAAGAAGAAAGGACCAGGGCGACCGCCACGGAAGAAGAGAGCACCCATTCCCTCTCCAGTCAGCCCGTCGATAGCCAATGTTCATAAGAGAAGATGCATTCCACCCAAATCAG GGAAGCGTGGTGTACTTAAGCGCCCATGGTCAGAGGCTGAGCGTGTTGCAGTGGAGACTAACCTAAAGAGGAACCTCATAGAGCTGCGAGTCCCTGCAAAGGCTGATTGCGAGCGCTGCCTCGAactctgccctctgctggtgagCAACCAGCGAGACTGGAGGGCTATCAAGTTTTACGTTCACAACCGCATCCAGCTGCTGAAGAAGCAGGGGAGGAGGGAAAGCGCCGCCTCGGTCTGCTAG